The following are from one region of the Bradyrhizobium septentrionale genome:
- the queA gene encoding tRNA preQ1(34) S-adenosylmethionine ribosyltransferase-isomerase QueA → MRTDLFDFELPPDSIALRPASPRDAARMLVVHPDGVLRDATIADLPQWLEPGDQIVVNDTKVIAAQLKGRRIGRETEPKIEATLIKRLDGSRWQALVKPAKKLSSGDTIRFGNEGKVCLLGHLDAEVEAKGQEGEVTLSFSFHGPALDQAISDVGVTPLPPYIASKRTPDDQDVSDYQTMFAANEGAVAAPTAGLHFTPALQAALRNRGIELHQLTLHVGAGTFLPVKMDETSEHKMHAEWGCITAETAAALNAARAKGGRIVAIGTTSLRLLESAANADGTIQPFAAETSIFITPGYRFRAVDILLTNFHLPRSTLFMLVSAFSGLETMQRAYAHAIRDGYRFYSYGDACLLFRARD, encoded by the coding sequence ATGCGCACTGATCTCTTCGACTTCGAGCTCCCGCCCGATAGCATCGCGCTCCGCCCCGCGAGCCCGCGCGATGCCGCGCGGATGCTGGTGGTGCATCCCGACGGCGTGCTGCGCGACGCGACCATCGCCGACCTGCCGCAGTGGCTGGAGCCGGGCGATCAGATCGTCGTCAACGACACCAAGGTGATCGCGGCCCAGCTCAAGGGCCGCCGCATCGGGCGCGAGACCGAGCCGAAGATCGAGGCGACGCTCATCAAGCGGCTCGACGGCTCGCGCTGGCAGGCGCTGGTGAAGCCGGCGAAGAAGCTCAGCTCCGGCGACACCATCCGCTTCGGCAATGAGGGCAAGGTCTGCCTGCTCGGCCATCTCGATGCTGAGGTCGAGGCCAAGGGGCAGGAAGGCGAGGTGACGCTGTCATTCTCGTTCCACGGCCCCGCGCTCGACCAGGCCATTTCGGACGTCGGCGTCACGCCGCTGCCGCCCTACATCGCCTCCAAGCGCACGCCCGACGACCAGGACGTCAGCGACTACCAGACCATGTTCGCGGCCAATGAAGGCGCGGTCGCAGCGCCGACGGCGGGGCTGCATTTCACGCCCGCGCTACAGGCCGCGTTGCGCAATCGCGGCATCGAGCTGCATCAGCTAACGCTGCATGTCGGGGCAGGGACGTTCCTGCCGGTCAAGATGGACGAAACCTCCGAGCACAAGATGCATGCCGAATGGGGCTGCATCACCGCCGAGACCGCCGCCGCGCTGAACGCCGCGCGCGCGAAAGGCGGCCGGATCGTCGCGATCGGCACCACGTCGCTGCGGCTTCTGGAAAGCGCCGCCAATGCCGATGGCACGATCCAGCCGTTTGCGGCGGAAACCTCGATCTTCATCACGCCGGGCTACCGCTTCCGCGCGGTCGATATCCTGCTGACGAACTTCCATTTGCCGCGCTCGACGCTGTTCATGCTGGTCTCGGCCTTCTCCGGCCTCGAGACGATGCAGCGCGCCTACGCGCACGCGATCAGGGATGGCTACCGGTTCTATTCCTATGGCGATGCCTGCCTGCTGTTCCGCGCGCGGGACTAG
- a CDS encoding peptidylprolyl isomerase produces the protein MAATENTLILETTQGPVTIEMRPDLAPGHVARIKELVREGFYDGIVFHRVIDGFMAQTGCPQGTGMGGSGKKLKAEFNKEPHVRGTASMARAANPDSGDSQFFICFDDASFLNGQYTVWGKVTEGMENVDKIKRGEPVKDPDNIVKARMAADAA, from the coding sequence ATGGCTGCTACCGAAAATACTCTGATCCTCGAAACCACCCAGGGCCCGGTCACGATCGAGATGCGCCCGGATCTCGCGCCAGGCCACGTTGCGCGGATCAAGGAGCTGGTGCGCGAGGGCTTTTACGACGGCATCGTGTTCCACCGCGTGATCGACGGCTTCATGGCGCAGACCGGCTGTCCGCAGGGCACCGGCATGGGCGGCTCCGGCAAGAAGCTGAAGGCCGAATTCAACAAGGAGCCGCATGTCCGCGGCACCGCCTCGATGGCCCGCGCCGCCAATCCGGATTCCGGCGACAGCCAGTTCTTCATCTGCTTCGACGACGCCTCCTTCCTCAACGGCCAGTACACGGTCTGGGGCAAGGTCACCGAGGGCATGGAGAATGTCGACAAGATCAAGCGCGGCGAGCCGGTGAAGGATCCGGACAACATCGTCAAGGCGCGCATGGCCGCCGACGCGGCTTAA
- a CDS encoding TonB C-terminal domain-containing protein, whose protein sequence is MAARSRPLAWFAVPLAVWLALPGSVAAEPEQLNTIKDVVLAIHRCWRPPPADKAGPVDITVIVSFNREGAILGHPRISYESQEATDNDRIAYRVAVMEALQRCTPLPFTESLGGAVAGRPFAIPFRNKKYPPRSQEKRAWLLPKIL, encoded by the coding sequence ATGGCGGCGCGCAGCAGACCACTTGCCTGGTTCGCCGTGCCGCTCGCGGTATGGCTCGCGCTGCCCGGATCGGTGGCGGCCGAGCCGGAGCAACTCAATACGATCAAGGATGTGGTGCTGGCCATCCACCGCTGCTGGCGGCCGCCGCCGGCGGACAAGGCCGGTCCGGTCGACATCACCGTGATCGTCAGCTTCAACCGCGAGGGCGCGATCCTCGGACATCCGAGGATCAGCTATGAATCGCAGGAAGCCACCGACAATGACCGGATCGCATACCGGGTCGCGGTGATGGAGGCGTTGCAACGCTGCACGCCGTTGCCATTTACCGAGAGTCTGGGCGGTGCAGTGGCTGGCCGCCCGTTCGCGATCCCGTTCAGGAACAAGAAATATCCACCCCGAAGCCAGGAGAAGCGAGCATGGCTGCTACCGAAAATACTCTGA
- a CDS encoding peptidylprolyl isomerase, producing MIRILAFVAALLCVVPAVAQPLPAGLDKANAIVIDTTKGRIVIKLRTDIAPQHAERIKQLAREGYYNNVPFHRVMDGFMAQTGDGQNFNGTGGSKYPNLKQEFSQVPFKRGIVGMARRGDSVDSANSQFFIMFADGSSLNGQYTVIGEVVSGMDVVDKLKKAPAGSPSGSVTDPDKMVKVQVASDVK from the coding sequence ATGATCCGCATTCTTGCATTCGTTGCCGCGCTGCTTTGCGTCGTGCCCGCGGTCGCGCAACCGCTGCCCGCCGGTCTCGACAAAGCCAATGCGATCGTGATCGATACCACCAAGGGCCGCATCGTCATCAAGCTGCGCACCGACATCGCGCCCCAGCACGCCGAGCGTATCAAGCAGCTCGCGCGCGAGGGCTACTACAACAATGTGCCGTTCCATCGGGTAATGGACGGCTTCATGGCGCAGACCGGCGACGGCCAGAATTTCAACGGCACCGGCGGCTCGAAATATCCGAACCTGAAGCAGGAGTTCTCGCAGGTTCCGTTCAAGCGCGGCATCGTCGGCATGGCCCGGCGCGGCGATAGCGTCGACAGCGCCAATTCGCAGTTCTTCATCATGTTCGCCGACGGCTCGAGCCTCAACGGCCAATACACCGTGATCGGCGAGGTGGTGTCGGGCATGGACGTGGTGGACAAGCTGAAGAAGGCGCCTGCGGGCTCGCCCAGTGGCAGCGTCACCGATCCCGACAAGATGGTGAAGGTGCAGGTCGCATCCGACGTCAAGTGA
- the coaD gene encoding pantetheine-phosphate adenylyltransferase encodes MPRIAIYPGSFDPVTNGHLDVVKQAVFLCDRLIVAIGVHPGKKPLFSTEERLAMVHEVFDPIAQKAGCAFEASTYDNLTVAAARTAGATLMIRGLRDGTDLDYEMQLAGMNEAMAPEVHTVFVPASVAVRPITATLVRQIAQMGGDFSSFVPSSVAASLKAKFAG; translated from the coding sequence ATGCCCCGTATCGCGATCTATCCTGGTTCCTTCGATCCCGTGACCAACGGCCATCTGGACGTGGTGAAACAGGCCGTCTTCCTCTGCGATCGTCTGATCGTCGCCATCGGCGTCCATCCCGGCAAGAAGCCGCTGTTTTCGACCGAGGAGCGGCTGGCCATGGTCCATGAGGTGTTCGACCCGATCGCCCAAAAAGCCGGCTGCGCCTTTGAGGCCTCTACCTACGACAACCTCACGGTCGCGGCGGCGCGGACGGCCGGGGCCACGCTGATGATTCGCGGCCTGCGCGACGGCACCGATCTCGACTACGAGATGCAGCTTGCCGGCATGAACGAGGCGATGGCGCCCGAGGTGCATACCGTGTTCGTTCCGGCGTCGGTCGCGGTCCGCCCGATCACCGCCACACTGGTGCGCCAAATCGCCCAGATGGGCGGCGACTTCTCTTCATTCGTGCCGTCATCAGTCGCCGCTAGCCTGAAGGCCAAGTTCGCCGGCTGA
- a CDS encoding potassium transporter Kup: MPFAVTLGALGVVYGDIGTSPLYALKEAAKAATHGGPLTESAVLGVVSLILWALILIISVKYAMLILRADNRGEGGIVALLALLSARNAAPGTWRAHLLVVGLIGAALLYGDGAITPAISVLSAIEGLKVDAPSLAPAVVPVTVVILIGLFMMQKQGTGFIGKIFGPVMLFWFGVLAVLGIHGIIKAPGVLVALSPFYAFDFLIHQDFHVSFAILGAAFLAVTGGEAMYADMGHFGRFPIRLAWFAICLPALVLNYFGQAGLLITDPTAIDNPFFQLSPDWAHYPLVLLATIATVIASQAIISGVFSLTQQAIQLGFLPRMHIEHTTSDAIGQIYVPLVNWLLAAGTLGAVLAFGTSDALAGAYGIAVSLLMAITTLLAALVAIQWGYSPIIVIAVNGFFFIIDAIFFAANSTKLFEGGWFPLLLAAAVAFLMLTWRSGVKLVEKARGKLRQPEEDLIETAVNKCSARLPGTAVFLASAPNGVPLALTQFVKHNHVLHQRVLLVTVLIEERPRISDEERADVHEISPGITRIILHYGFMQYPTIYEGLKLACQQSKLPGIDLSDVTYYIGRETIIPREDVPGMWVWRESVFAFLQRNAERTAAFFGVPTGQVVEFGTEIEI, from the coding sequence ATCCCGTTTGCCGTCACCCTCGGCGCCTTGGGCGTCGTCTATGGCGACATCGGCACCAGCCCCCTCTACGCCCTCAAGGAAGCCGCCAAGGCCGCCACCCATGGCGGACCGCTCACCGAGAGCGCGGTGCTCGGCGTGGTCTCGCTGATCCTGTGGGCGCTGATCCTCATCATCTCGGTCAAATATGCGATGCTGATCCTGCGCGCGGACAACCGCGGCGAAGGGGGCATCGTCGCCCTGCTGGCGCTGCTCTCGGCGCGCAACGCGGCGCCCGGCACCTGGCGCGCCCATCTTCTGGTCGTCGGGCTGATCGGCGCCGCCCTGCTCTACGGCGACGGTGCGATCACGCCGGCGATCTCGGTGCTGTCGGCGATCGAGGGCCTGAAGGTCGACGCGCCATCGCTGGCGCCGGCCGTGGTGCCGGTCACCGTGGTCATCCTGATCGGCCTGTTCATGATGCAGAAGCAGGGCACGGGTTTCATCGGCAAGATCTTCGGCCCCGTGATGCTGTTCTGGTTCGGAGTGCTCGCAGTGCTGGGCATTCACGGCATCATCAAGGCGCCCGGCGTGCTGGTTGCGCTGAGCCCGTTCTACGCATTCGATTTCCTGATCCATCAGGATTTTCACGTTAGCTTTGCCATCCTCGGCGCCGCCTTCCTCGCGGTCACCGGCGGTGAGGCAATGTATGCCGACATGGGGCATTTCGGCCGCTTTCCGATCCGGCTCGCCTGGTTCGCCATCTGCCTGCCCGCGCTGGTGCTGAATTATTTCGGCCAGGCCGGGCTCCTGATCACCGACCCGACCGCGATCGACAACCCGTTCTTCCAGCTGTCGCCCGACTGGGCGCATTACCCGCTCGTCCTGCTCGCGACCATCGCCACCGTGATCGCCTCGCAGGCCATCATCTCCGGCGTGTTCTCGCTGACCCAGCAGGCGATCCAGCTCGGCTTCCTGCCGCGCATGCATATCGAGCACACCACGAGCGATGCGATCGGCCAGATCTACGTGCCGCTGGTGAACTGGCTGCTCGCGGCCGGGACGCTCGGCGCGGTGCTGGCCTTCGGCACCTCGGACGCGCTGGCCGGCGCCTACGGCATCGCGGTGTCGCTGTTGATGGCGATCACCACGCTGCTCGCCGCGCTGGTCGCGATCCAGTGGGGCTATTCGCCGATCATCGTGATCGCGGTGAACGGCTTCTTCTTCATCATCGACGCGATCTTCTTTGCGGCAAACTCGACCAAGCTGTTCGAAGGCGGCTGGTTCCCGCTGCTGCTCGCGGCCGCCGTCGCGTTCCTGATGCTGACCTGGCGCAGCGGCGTGAAGCTGGTCGAAAAGGCGCGCGGCAAGCTGCGGCAGCCGGAAGAGGATCTGATCGAGACCGCGGTCAACAAATGCAGCGCCCGCCTGCCCGGCACCGCCGTGTTCCTGGCGTCGGCCCCCAACGGGGTGCCACTCGCGCTGACCCAATTCGTCAAGCACAACCACGTGCTGCATCAGCGCGTGCTGCTGGTCACCGTGCTGATCGAGGAGCGGCCGAGGATTTCCGACGAGGAGCGCGCCGACGTGCACGAGATCAGCCCGGGCATCACCCGGATCATCCTGCACTACGGCTTCATGCAGTACCCGACGATCTACGAGGGCCTGAAGCTCGCCTGCCAGCAGAGCAAGTTGCCTGGCATCGATCTTTCCGACGTGACCTATTACATCGGCCGCGAGACCATCATCCCGCGCGAGGACGTTCCGGGCATGTGGGTGTGGCGGGAATCGGTGTTCGCCTTCCTGCAGCGCAATGCGGAGCGGACGGCGGCGTTCTTCGGCGTGCCGACCGGTCAGGTCGTGGAGTTCGGCACGGAGATCGAGATCTGA
- a CDS encoding IS110 family transposase, which translates to MYHYAGIDVSLECSSVCLVDGTGKILREAKVASEPEALITWFRSLGLVLERIGLEAGPLSQWLYAAMRDAGLAVELLETRHVRDAFKAMPVKSDRNDARGIAQLMRLGWFRPVHCKSIEAQETRAVLTARKLLQSKLRDIENSLRGVLRGFGLKVGPTTERTFAERIRELVAGHPGLEVVAQALLEAHAVLRREFNGLDKHTQRLARSHPQAKLLMTTPSVGPIVALTYASAIDDPKRFRSSKATGAHFGLTPKKYQSGETDYTGRISKIGDASVREALYQAAHVMLTKPVRNCSALKGWAMRIARRAGMRKAKVALARKLAVILHRMLADAKPFNPMAKASAT; encoded by the coding sequence ATGTACCACTATGCAGGAATCGACGTGTCTTTGGAATGCTCGAGCGTCTGCCTTGTCGATGGGACGGGTAAGATTTTGCGCGAGGCGAAGGTTGCGAGCGAGCCGGAGGCCCTGATCACCTGGTTCCGGTCGCTGGGGTTGGTGCTGGAACGGATCGGGCTGGAGGCTGGTCCGCTGTCGCAATGGCTCTACGCAGCGATGCGGGATGCGGGCCTGGCAGTCGAACTGTTGGAGACGCGGCACGTCCGCGATGCCTTCAAGGCGATGCCGGTGAAGTCGGACCGCAACGATGCCCGCGGGATCGCGCAACTGATGCGGCTGGGCTGGTTCCGGCCGGTGCACTGCAAGTCGATCGAAGCGCAGGAGACGCGGGCGGTTCTGACGGCACGCAAGCTGCTGCAGTCGAAGCTGCGCGACATCGAGAACAGCCTGCGCGGCGTGCTCCGCGGCTTCGGTCTGAAGGTCGGCCCGACCACCGAGCGCACGTTCGCCGAACGCATCCGGGAGCTCGTAGCGGGCCATCCTGGACTTGAGGTGGTGGCCCAGGCACTGCTCGAAGCCCACGCCGTGCTGCGGCGCGAGTTCAATGGCCTGGATAAGCACACCCAAAGGCTCGCCAGGTCGCACCCGCAGGCGAAGCTCTTGATGACGACACCGTCCGTCGGCCCGATCGTGGCGCTCACCTATGCCTCGGCGATCGACGACCCGAAGCGCTTCCGGTCATCGAAGGCGACGGGAGCGCATTTCGGCCTCACCCCGAAGAAGTACCAATCGGGCGAAACCGACTATACCGGCCGCATCAGCAAGATCGGCGATGCCTCCGTGCGCGAGGCGCTCTATCAGGCGGCTCATGTCATGCTGACCAAGCCGGTCAGGAACTGCTCGGCGCTGAAGGGCTGGGCGATGCGGATCGCCCGGCGCGCAGGCATGCGCAAGGCCAAGGTGGCGCTTGCACGCAAGCTCGCCGTGATCCTGCATCGCATGCTCGCCGACGCCAAACCGTTCAACCCGATGGCCAAGGCCTCGGCAACCTAA
- a CDS encoding phosphotransferase family protein, which produces MSDDPPLQLKPRLAITIDQAQAIISRVAPGATVHDVIELRGGEISTILEIALADAPACILKVYPAQLQWKMAKEVHVLGLLREVDIPVPRILLADDTRSVIDLSFVLMAKLDGVVLGGREPALTDQELFAIYAAMGEALRRINDITLDSFGYIGPHGVWTPHPTNRAYMSAQFERKLTEFCTRGGDAALAERLRDSIAARSDLLDAADRPRLCHYDLHAGNVLVTPQGTPQLSGIVDFENATAGDPLMDIAKALYYFTPKDAPKRDGLLAGHGTRDRPDWEATIGLYRLACTLELWCWFAQIGQADALAGLTRELENSTGQGVAQ; this is translated from the coding sequence ATGTCAGACGATCCGCCCCTTCAGCTGAAGCCGCGGCTGGCGATTACGATCGACCAGGCGCAGGCCATCATCAGCCGCGTCGCGCCGGGCGCGACGGTGCACGACGTGATCGAGCTGCGCGGCGGCGAGATCAGCACGATCCTCGAGATCGCGCTGGCGGACGCGCCGGCCTGCATTCTCAAGGTCTACCCCGCGCAGCTGCAATGGAAGATGGCGAAGGAGGTCCACGTCCTCGGGCTGTTGCGCGAGGTCGACATCCCCGTCCCCCGCATTCTCCTCGCCGACGACACGCGTTCGGTGATCGACCTCAGCTTCGTGCTGATGGCGAAACTCGACGGCGTCGTGCTCGGCGGCCGCGAGCCGGCCCTGACCGATCAGGAGCTGTTTGCGATCTACGCCGCCATGGGCGAAGCGCTCCGCCGCATCAACGACATCACGCTCGACAGCTTCGGCTATATCGGCCCGCACGGGGTCTGGACGCCGCACCCGACCAACCGCGCCTACATGTCCGCCCAGTTCGAGCGGAAGCTGACTGAGTTTTGCACGCGCGGCGGAGACGCCGCGCTCGCGGAGCGGCTCCGGGACAGCATTGCCGCACGCAGCGACCTGCTCGACGCCGCCGACCGGCCCCGCCTGTGCCACTACGATCTCCATGCCGGCAATGTGCTGGTGACGCCGCAAGGCACACCGCAACTCTCAGGCATCGTCGATTTCGAGAATGCCACCGCCGGCGATCCGCTGATGGATATCGCCAAGGCGCTGTACTACTTCACGCCGAAGGATGCACCGAAGCGCGACGGATTGCTCGCGGGCCACGGCACCCGCGACCGCCCCGACTGGGAGGCCACGATCGGGCTCTACCGGCTCGCCTGCACGCTGGAGCTGTGGTGCTGGTTCGCCCAGATCGGCCAAGCGGACGCGCTGGCCGGCCTCACCAGAGAACTCGAGAATTCGACCGGTCAGGGCGTGGCTCAGTGA
- a CDS encoding transglutaminase-like domain-containing protein — translation MKLRVGFEMHYEFPQPTPIIMVLGTHFTRASDIIVPDHLTTTPSVPITPYRDGFGNWCSRIAAPAGPMRLAADGVVRDSGEPDPVFASAGQHAVEDLPSDTLVYLLGSRYCETDRLSEIAWKLFEATPPGWPRVQAICDFVHRHIIFGYEHARATRTAWEAFNECRGVCRDYAHLAIAFCRCMNIPARYCTGYLSDIGTPRPWAAGDFAGWFEAYIGGRWHMFDPRNNVPRIGRVLIAQGRDASDVPITQTFGPNTLISFKVWTDEAAS, via the coding sequence ATGAAGCTTCGCGTCGGATTCGAAATGCACTACGAGTTCCCGCAGCCGACGCCCATCATCATGGTGCTGGGCACGCATTTTACGCGCGCATCCGACATCATCGTCCCCGACCACCTGACCACCACCCCCTCGGTGCCGATCACGCCGTATCGCGACGGATTCGGCAATTGGTGCAGCCGTATCGCTGCGCCGGCCGGTCCGATGCGGCTGGCGGCCGATGGCGTCGTGCGCGACAGCGGCGAGCCTGATCCGGTGTTTGCTTCAGCCGGCCAGCACGCGGTCGAGGACTTGCCGTCGGATACGCTGGTCTATCTGCTTGGCAGCCGCTATTGCGAGACCGACCGGCTTTCGGAAATCGCATGGAAGCTGTTCGAGGCTACGCCGCCGGGCTGGCCACGGGTCCAGGCGATTTGCGATTTCGTCCATCGCCACATCATTTTCGGCTACGAGCACGCTCGCGCCACCAGGACGGCGTGGGAGGCCTTCAACGAATGCAGGGGCGTGTGCCGCGACTACGCGCATCTCGCTATTGCCTTCTGCCGCTGCATGAACATTCCGGCGCGCTATTGCACAGGCTATCTCAGCGACATCGGCACCCCGCGGCCTTGGGCGGCCGGTGATTTCGCCGGCTGGTTCGAGGCCTATATCGGGGGGCGTTGGCATATGTTCGACCCGCGCAACAACGTGCCGAGGATCGGCCGGGTTCTGATTGCACAGGGACGGGATGCCTCCGACGTTCCGATCACGCAGACGTTTGGGCCAAACACGCTGATTTCGTTCAAGGTCTGGACCGACGAGGCCGCGTCATGA
- the gyrA gene encoding DNA gyrase subunit A, with protein sequence MSEPEDDKPGEPPVPSDIRPVSILDEMKKSYLDYAMSVIVSRALPDARDGLKPVHRRILYSMHEQGHTPDKKYVKSARVVGDVIGKYHPHGDQSIYDAMVRMAQDFSLRVPLIDGQGNFGSVDGDPPAAYRYTEARLTKAALAVLADIDMETVDFQPNYDNSEQEPTVLPARFPNLLVNGAGGIAVGMATNIPPHNLGEVVDACVALIDNPALSIDELINIIPGPDFPTGGVILGRQGIRSAYHLGRGSIVMRGKVAIDTIRKDREAIIITEIPYQVNKATMVERIADLVKEKKIEGIGDLRDESDRDGYRVVIELKREAVPDVVLNQLYRFTPLQSNFPANMLALDSGRPQTMNLKDLLTIFVAFREQVVTRRTKFLLGKARDRAHILVGLAIAVANIDEMIRVIRTSPDPNTARDTLMSRDWPARDVEAMITLIDDPRHRINDDGTLRLSMEQAKAILDLRLQRLTALGRDEISEELDKLAAEIADYLDILRSRARVQAIIKTELAEVKQQFATPRKTVIIEQEGEVEDEDLIQREDMVVTVSHAGYVKRVPLSAYRAQRRGGKGRAGMQTRDEDFVSRLFVASTHTPVLFFSSRGQVYKEKVWRLPMAAPNARGKALINILPLEQGERITTIMPLPEDESSWGNLDVMFATTSGTVRRNKLSDFVDVRRSGIIAMKLGEGEAIVDVQICTERDDVLLTAAGGQCIRFPVTDVRVFTGRTSMGVRGIALAEADKLISLSILRHVETSSDERSAYLKMRRAVAGETAAEEPVEAEGEETANDAIQLSQERYAELSAAEQVVLTVSVNGFGKRTSSYEYRTTGRGGKGIVAMSVNNRNGNLVASFPVEDADQIMLVTDKGQLIRCPVADIRVAGRSTQGVIVFDTAEDEHVVSVEHIPEEENGANGNGE encoded by the coding sequence TTGTCCGAACCCGAAGACGACAAGCCCGGCGAGCCGCCGGTGCCCTCAGATATTCGTCCCGTTTCCATTCTCGACGAGATGAAGAAGTCCTACCTCGATTACGCGATGAGCGTGATCGTGTCGCGTGCGCTGCCCGATGCGCGCGACGGGCTGAAGCCGGTACACCGGCGCATTCTCTACTCGATGCATGAGCAGGGACACACGCCGGACAAGAAGTACGTAAAATCGGCGCGCGTCGTCGGCGACGTGATCGGTAAATATCACCCGCACGGCGACCAGTCGATTTACGACGCGATGGTCCGGATGGCGCAAGACTTCTCGCTGCGCGTGCCGCTGATCGACGGACAGGGCAATTTCGGCTCGGTCGATGGCGATCCGCCTGCGGCCTATCGATATACCGAGGCACGGCTGACGAAGGCGGCGCTCGCCGTTCTCGCCGACATCGACATGGAAACCGTCGATTTCCAGCCGAACTACGACAATTCCGAGCAGGAGCCGACGGTTCTGCCGGCCAGGTTCCCGAACCTTCTGGTCAACGGCGCCGGCGGCATCGCGGTCGGCATGGCGACCAACATCCCGCCGCACAATCTCGGCGAGGTCGTCGACGCCTGTGTGGCGCTGATCGACAACCCGGCGCTTTCGATCGACGAGCTAATCAACATCATTCCGGGACCGGATTTCCCAACCGGTGGCGTCATCCTGGGACGCCAGGGCATCCGCTCGGCCTATCACCTCGGCCGTGGCTCGATCGTGATGCGCGGCAAGGTGGCGATCGACACCATCCGCAAGGATCGTGAAGCGATCATCATCACCGAAATTCCCTATCAGGTGAACAAGGCGACGATGGTCGAGCGTATCGCCGACCTGGTGAAAGAGAAGAAGATCGAGGGCATTGGCGATCTGCGCGACGAGTCCGACCGCGACGGCTATCGCGTCGTCATCGAGCTGAAGCGCGAAGCGGTGCCCGATGTGGTGCTCAACCAGCTCTATCGGTTCACGCCGCTGCAGTCGAACTTCCCTGCCAACATGCTGGCGCTGGATTCCGGTCGTCCGCAGACGATGAATCTGAAGGACCTGCTCACCATCTTCGTTGCGTTCCGCGAGCAGGTGGTGACCCGGCGGACCAAATTCCTGCTCGGCAAGGCGCGTGACCGCGCCCATATCCTGGTCGGCCTTGCGATCGCGGTCGCCAATATCGATGAAATGATCCGCGTCATCAGAACCTCGCCCGATCCGAACACCGCGCGCGACACCCTGATGTCGCGCGACTGGCCGGCGCGCGACGTCGAGGCGATGATCACGCTGATCGACGATCCCCGGCATCGCATCAACGATGACGGCACGCTCCGGCTGTCGATGGAGCAGGCCAAGGCCATCCTCGACCTGCGGCTGCAGCGCCTGACCGCGCTGGGGCGGGACGAGATCTCCGAAGAGCTCGACAAGCTCGCGGCGGAGATCGCCGACTATCTCGACATCCTGCGGTCTCGCGCCCGCGTTCAGGCGATCATCAAGACCGAACTGGCCGAGGTGAAGCAGCAGTTCGCAACCCCGCGCAAGACCGTGATCATCGAGCAGGAAGGCGAGGTCGAGGACGAGGACCTGATCCAGCGCGAGGACATGGTCGTGACGGTGTCGCACGCCGGCTACGTCAAGCGCGTGCCGCTCTCGGCCTACCGGGCGCAGCGCCGCGGCGGCAAGGGCCGCGCCGGCATGCAGACCCGCGACGAGGATTTCGTCTCGCGCCTGTTCGTGGCCTCCACGCACACGCCGGTGCTGTTCTTCTCCTCGCGCGGCCAGGTCTACAAGGAGAAGGTCTGGCGGCTGCCGATGGCAGCTCCAAACGCGCGCGGCAAGGCGCTGATCAACATCCTGCCGCTGGAGCAGGGCGAGCGTATCACCACCATCATGCCGTTGCCGGAGGATGAATCCTCCTGGGGCAATCTCGACGTGATGTTCGCGACCACCAGCGGCACCGTTCGCCGCAACAAGCTGTCCGACTTCGTCGACGTCCGCCGCTCCGGCATCATCGCCATGAAGCTCGGCGAGGGCGAAGCGATCGTCGACGTGCAGATCTGCACCGAGCGTGACGACGTGCTGCTGACCGCCGCCGGCGGGCAGTGCATCCGCTTCCCGGTCACCGATGTGCGCGTCTTCACCGGCCGTACCTCGATGGGCGTGCGCGGCATTGCGCTGGCCGAGGCCGACAAGCTGATCTCGCTGTCGATCCTGCGCCATGTCGAAACCAGTTCGGACGAGCGCTCGGCGTACTTGAAGATGCGCCGTGCGGTGGCCGGCGAGACCGCGGCCGAGGAGCCGGTCGAGGCGGAAGGCGAAGAGACGGCGAATGATGCGATCCAGCTGTCGCAGGAACGCTATGCCGAGCTGTCGGCGGCCGAGCAGGTGGTGCTGACGGTCTCCGTGAACGGCTTCGGCAAGCGGACCTCGTCCTACGAGTACCGTACCACCGGCCGCGGCGGCAAAGGCATTGTCGCGATGAGCGTCAACAACCGCAACGGCAATTTGGTGGCGTCGTTCCCGGTCGAGGACGCCGACCAGATCATGCTGGTCACCGACAAGGGCCAGCTGATCCGCTGCCCGGTGGCCGACATCCGCGTCGCCGGCCGCTCCACCCAGGGCGTGATCGTGTTCGACACCGCCGAGGACGAGCACGTGGTCTCGGTCGAACACATTCCGGAAGAGGAAAACGGCGCGAACGGGAACGGCGAGTAA